The Frondihabitans australicus genome includes a region encoding these proteins:
- a CDS encoding GDSL-type esterase/lipase family protein, whose protein sequence is MNHRTHPLVLRLAKPLLRVQLRLYQRALTAAPFPADEPDFSMPGENPDRLSFVGSIAVSGYGVLHHGMKTSSRTAQQLAATRERGCVWTEATSPTLSISGAADLPFLVSDDADAAVLIIGITDVLLGTEPDEWRRSLQRIIARIRHEASAETVVVVAEIPPMWKFQEVTGAAAELITTGIEELNAVTRAVVADTRGAVTVPFPTVEQDQLFVRDSLSWATMHKLWAKALTPAVANLLAEREALAAAGPAASTVEAPREKRVATPVA, encoded by the coding sequence ATGAACCACCGCACGCACCCCCTCGTCCTCCGCCTCGCCAAACCCCTTCTGCGGGTGCAGTTGAGGCTGTACCAGCGTGCGCTGACCGCGGCCCCGTTCCCGGCCGATGAGCCCGACTTCAGCATGCCGGGCGAGAACCCCGACCGCCTCTCGTTCGTCGGCAGCATCGCGGTCTCGGGCTACGGCGTGCTGCATCACGGCATGAAGACGTCGAGCCGCACCGCTCAGCAGCTCGCCGCGACTCGCGAGCGCGGCTGCGTGTGGACGGAGGCGACGTCGCCGACGCTGAGCATCTCGGGCGCCGCCGACCTGCCCTTCCTGGTCTCGGACGACGCCGACGCGGCCGTGCTGATCATCGGCATCACCGACGTGCTGCTCGGCACCGAGCCCGACGAGTGGCGCAGGTCGCTGCAGCGGATCATCGCGCGCATCCGGCACGAGGCCTCGGCCGAGACCGTCGTCGTGGTCGCCGAGATCCCGCCGATGTGGAAATTCCAGGAGGTCACGGGCGCCGCCGCCGAGCTGATCACCACGGGAATCGAGGAGCTCAACGCCGTCACCCGCGCGGTCGTCGCCGACACCCGCGGAGCCGTCACGGTGCCGTTCCCGACCGTCGAGCAGGACCAGCTCTTCGTCCGCGACTCGCTGTCGTGGGCGACGATGCACAAGCTCTGGGCCAAAGCACTGACCCCGGCCGTGGCGAACCTGCTCGCCGAGCGCGAGGCGCTGGCTGCGGCCGGCCCCGCCGCGTCGACGGTCGAGGCACCCCGAGAGAAGCGGGTCGCTACCCCCGTGGCGTGA
- a CDS encoding aldo/keto reductase, which produces MRRESTMPETPRPGGTYPLAGRDTPRIGYGAMQLAESRVREPLAVDASTRLLRRALELGVTHFDTAEFYGGGEANRRLRAAFAPYSDDVVLVSKVGAVHVEGANPPLVPAQKPAELRAQVEQNLRTLGAERLAVVNLRRVDGPPGIVAEGDQIVPLDDQLAEMIALRDEGKIDGIGLSSVSAEQIEQALPAGIACVQNLFNLVTRDDDALAVCRDNGVAWVPFFPLGSGFPGAAKVTDQPAVQEQAARLGATPAQVGLAWLLAHSPNVMLIPGTTSIEHLEENVAAGGVTLDEEAMRALDAV; this is translated from the coding sequence ATGAGACGAGAGAGCACCATGCCCGAGACCCCACGACCCGGCGGCACCTACCCTCTGGCCGGCCGCGACACGCCCCGCATCGGCTACGGCGCGATGCAGTTGGCCGAGAGCAGAGTCAGGGAGCCCCTCGCGGTCGACGCCTCCACGCGCCTCCTCCGCCGCGCCCTCGAGCTCGGCGTCACACACTTCGACACCGCCGAGTTCTACGGCGGCGGCGAGGCGAACCGCCGCCTCCGCGCCGCGTTCGCGCCCTATTCCGACGACGTCGTGCTCGTCTCGAAGGTCGGCGCCGTGCACGTCGAGGGCGCGAACCCGCCGCTCGTGCCCGCCCAGAAGCCTGCCGAGCTGCGCGCGCAGGTCGAGCAGAACCTCCGCACCCTCGGCGCCGAGCGTCTCGCCGTGGTGAACCTCCGCCGCGTCGACGGCCCTCCCGGCATCGTCGCCGAGGGCGACCAGATCGTGCCGCTCGACGACCAGCTCGCCGAGATGATCGCCCTGCGCGACGAGGGCAAGATCGACGGGATCGGCCTGTCGAGCGTCTCGGCAGAGCAGATCGAGCAGGCGCTGCCGGCGGGCATCGCCTGCGTGCAGAACCTCTTCAATCTCGTGACGCGCGACGACGACGCCCTCGCGGTCTGCCGCGACAACGGCGTCGCCTGGGTGCCGTTCTTCCCGCTCGGCTCCGGCTTCCCCGGTGCGGCCAAGGTCACCGACCAACCTGCGGTGCAGGAGCAGGCGGCCCGGCTGGGCGCGACGCCCGCGCAGGTGGGCCTCGCCTGGCTCCTCGCGCACTCGCCGAACGTCATGCTGATCCCCGGCACCACGAGCATCGAGCACCTCGAGGAGAACGTGGCCGCGGGCGGCGTGACTCTCGACGAGGAGGCGATGCGAGCCCTCGACGCGGTGTGA
- a CDS encoding TetR/AcrR family transcriptional regulator, with amino-acid sequence MATDTPAPRVRSDAARNRDRLRAAAAAAFEASAGSTAVSLEGIARDAGVGIGTLYRHFPTREALVEEVYRAELGAVCDTASTLLATLPPAEALRAWMDRYGAFVAAKRGMAETLRALLSAGVASAPGETRQRIRAAVGEMLAAGAAEGTLRADVAADDVVVSLIGVFLATAEAPDRDQAGRMLDLLVAGLRARA; translated from the coding sequence GTGGCGACCGACACTCCCGCACCCCGCGTGCGCTCCGACGCGGCCCGAAATCGCGACCGGCTGCGCGCCGCCGCCGCGGCGGCGTTCGAGGCGAGCGCCGGGTCGACCGCGGTCTCGCTCGAGGGCATCGCCCGCGACGCCGGGGTCGGCATCGGCACGCTGTACCGGCACTTCCCGACGCGCGAGGCGCTCGTCGAGGAGGTCTACCGGGCCGAACTGGGCGCGGTGTGCGACACGGCTTCGACCCTGCTCGCGACGCTGCCGCCGGCCGAGGCGCTGCGCGCGTGGATGGACCGCTACGGCGCGTTCGTCGCCGCCAAGCGCGGCATGGCCGAGACCCTGCGGGCACTCCTGAGCGCCGGGGTGGCATCGGCGCCCGGCGAGACTCGGCAGCGGATCCGCGCCGCCGTGGGCGAGATGCTGGCCGCAGGAGCAGCGGAAGGCACCCTCAGGGCCGACGTCGCGGCCGACGATGTCGTCGTCTCGCTGATCGGAGTGTTCCTCGCCACGGCCGAGGCACCCGACCGGGATCAGGCCGGTCGAATGCTCGACCTCCTCGTGGCGGGGCTGCGAGCCCGGGCCTGA
- a CDS encoding ATP-binding protein, which yields MQPSPYTPGEVARTVPGRASQLADIDERLSAMVDLGRLVGRIRVDHAPRGFGKTSLLREYQRRAVARGAITAWVTAGESQGLIAQIGAAIASATASLGDEASTRLLDRIESLKLTIGAPGIAQASATLNGEKVQEPVGVRGFEAVIREAASYGAGIVILIDEVQAADEAGIRTLVYAWQHLQAEGADIPAAVFAAGLPNAPEVIASVVTFSERIAYRRLGPLEQEAEEIALVGPARALGVTWTREAVANALSVAQGYPYTVQLIGDATWAAAGRPDPGRTVGVDDVERGRIAMRDDLEALFRARWAQSAALERRMLSAMAARGDDPVSRADISADLQIPTNHLSSPRGRLIDKGLIQSADRGMLEFTIPGFAEFVRDQEGG from the coding sequence ATGCAGCCGAGCCCCTACACGCCGGGTGAGGTCGCCCGTACCGTCCCTGGTCGGGCGTCGCAACTCGCGGACATCGACGAGCGCCTGTCTGCGATGGTCGACCTCGGTCGACTGGTCGGGCGCATCCGAGTCGACCACGCACCCCGCGGGTTCGGCAAGACGTCGTTACTGCGCGAGTACCAGCGTCGTGCCGTTGCCCGCGGTGCCATCACGGCGTGGGTGACAGCTGGAGAGAGTCAAGGGCTCATTGCACAGATCGGAGCAGCGATCGCCTCTGCCACGGCCTCCCTGGGCGATGAAGCGAGTACACGTCTCCTCGACCGCATCGAATCTCTGAAGCTGACCATCGGTGCGCCCGGCATAGCGCAGGCGTCCGCGACCTTGAACGGCGAAAAGGTGCAGGAGCCCGTCGGTGTTCGCGGATTCGAGGCCGTCATTCGAGAGGCTGCGTCTTACGGTGCCGGCATCGTGATTCTCATCGACGAAGTCCAGGCCGCCGATGAGGCCGGCATTCGCACACTGGTCTATGCCTGGCAGCACCTGCAGGCGGAAGGCGCCGACATTCCCGCCGCAGTGTTTGCCGCCGGGCTTCCCAACGCGCCGGAGGTGATCGCCTCGGTCGTCACCTTCAGTGAACGCATTGCCTATCGTCGACTCGGACCGCTGGAGCAAGAAGCCGAGGAGATCGCCCTGGTTGGCCCAGCGCGTGCGCTCGGCGTCACGTGGACCCGGGAAGCGGTAGCAAATGCGCTCTCGGTAGCGCAGGGCTACCCGTACACCGTGCAACTGATCGGCGACGCCACCTGGGCCGCGGCGGGGCGCCCAGATCCAGGTCGAACGGTCGGTGTGGATGATGTCGAGCGCGGTCGGATCGCTATGCGCGACGACCTCGAGGCGCTTTTTCGAGCACGCTGGGCGCAGAGTGCGGCACTCGAGAGGCGGATGCTCTCGGCAATGGCCGCACGCGGCGACGATCCTGTGTCACGCGCCGACATCTCCGCCGACTTGCAGATACCCACCAATCACCTCTCGTCCCCGCGCGGACGCCTCATCGACAAGGGGCTCATTCAGTCGGCCGACCGCGGCATGCTGGAGTTCACCATTCCGGGCTTCGCCGAGTTCGTCCGCGATCAAGAAGGCGGTTGA
- a CDS encoding winged helix-turn-helix transcriptional regulator — protein sequence MSPRVPAVTENTPLCSIERSVDVLSDRWSFLVLRNTIHYGQTRFGEIQKSLGIASNVLSSRLDALVDAGILTRVDYQEPGARRRERYEPTPAGADLRVVLAALQQWGDEHLPRTDGPTMLRRGRTGGPIGVGFVDEAGRQVPADEVRIVPSRPAA from the coding sequence ATGTCCCCGCGAGTCCCCGCCGTCACCGAGAACACCCCGCTCTGCTCGATCGAGCGCAGCGTCGACGTGCTGAGCGACCGGTGGAGCTTCCTCGTGCTCCGCAACACGATCCACTACGGGCAGACCCGCTTCGGCGAGATCCAGAAGAGCCTCGGCATCGCGTCGAACGTGCTCTCGTCGCGGCTCGACGCGCTCGTCGACGCCGGCATCCTGACCAGGGTCGACTACCAGGAGCCGGGCGCACGCCGACGTGAGAGGTACGAGCCCACCCCGGCCGGTGCCGACCTCCGCGTCGTGCTCGCCGCCCTGCAGCAGTGGGGCGACGAGCACCTGCCGCGCACGGACGGCCCCACGATGCTGCGTCGCGGCCGCACCGGAGGGCCGATCGGGGTCGGATTCGTCGACGAGGCCGGCCGCCAGGTGCCCGCCGACGAGGTGCGGATCGTGCCGTCGCGGCCCGCGGCGTAG
- a CDS encoding MFS transporter — MADTNTSRIRIPRSVGFAATSASLIAFFLAAGAPTPLLPLYEASWGFAPSMLTLAFGVYAIAMVAALLVVGSLSDHIGRRPLLIGSLALELVAVLVFFGAQSIGWLIVARILQGIATGAASSSFGAAAVELASENRKKLGALMTSLASTAGLGVGALFAGLVALAIPASAAVIVWAALAVVMAAGTVFALLTPETSTRRPGALASLAPRFTIPAKVRPLFVATAPSIVATFLTATFFLGLLPTVLGAVFGITSPIVGGVLTFVMFGVAATASVTTSAIPAHLLKILGDAAIVVGAIGLLAAFASGDLALVWGSTVFAGAGLGGTFSASTRSLVPEVAAHERAGLFAGIFVIAYVTLGVAAIAAGFVATAVGVEAVAIGFTAVLAILGLVGMLLAVGVHTRARRTTVRSAHTPCPTAPVATR, encoded by the coding sequence ATGGCTGACACAAACACCTCCCGGATCCGGATTCCCCGGAGCGTCGGATTCGCCGCCACCTCGGCGTCCCTGATCGCGTTCTTCCTCGCCGCCGGCGCCCCGACGCCGCTCCTGCCCCTCTACGAGGCAAGCTGGGGCTTCGCACCGTCGATGCTCACGCTCGCCTTCGGCGTCTACGCGATCGCGATGGTCGCAGCCCTCCTCGTCGTCGGCTCGCTCTCCGACCACATCGGCCGGCGCCCTCTGCTCATCGGGTCGCTCGCGCTCGAACTGGTGGCCGTGCTGGTGTTCTTCGGGGCGCAGTCGATCGGCTGGCTGATCGTCGCCCGGATCCTGCAGGGCATCGCCACGGGCGCCGCGTCGAGCAGCTTCGGCGCCGCGGCCGTCGAGCTCGCCAGTGAGAACCGCAAGAAGCTGGGCGCGCTCATGACCAGCCTCGCGTCCACCGCCGGTCTCGGGGTCGGCGCCCTCTTCGCGGGACTCGTCGCCCTCGCGATCCCGGCGTCGGCGGCCGTCATCGTCTGGGCCGCTCTCGCGGTCGTCATGGCGGCCGGGACGGTCTTCGCACTCCTCACTCCGGAGACCTCGACCCGGCGACCCGGTGCCCTCGCGTCCCTGGCCCCCCGCTTCACGATCCCGGCGAAGGTGCGGCCCCTGTTCGTCGCCACCGCGCCGAGCATCGTCGCGACGTTCCTCACCGCCACCTTCTTCCTCGGGCTGCTGCCGACCGTGCTCGGCGCCGTGTTCGGCATCACGTCGCCGATCGTCGGCGGTGTGCTCACGTTCGTCATGTTCGGCGTCGCGGCGACCGCCTCGGTGACGACCAGCGCGATCCCGGCGCACCTGCTCAAGATCCTGGGCGATGCGGCCATCGTCGTCGGAGCGATCGGCCTGCTCGCGGCCTTCGCCTCGGGCGACCTCGCGCTGGTCTGGGGGAGCACGGTGTTCGCCGGAGCCGGGCTCGGCGGCACGTTCTCGGCCAGCACGCGCAGCCTCGTGCCCGAGGTCGCCGCCCACGAGCGGGCGGGCCTCTTCGCCGGGATCTTCGTGATCGCCTACGTCACGCTCGGCGTCGCGGCGATCGCCGCCGGATTCGTCGCCACGGCCGTCGGGGTCGAGGCGGTCGCGATCGGGTTCACGGCGGTCCTCGCGATCCTCGGCCTGGTGGGCATGCTGCTCGCGGTCGGCGTCCACACGAGGGCCCGGCGGACCACGGTGCGCTCCGCCCACACGCCCTGCCCCACGGCGCCCGTCGCCACCCGGTGA
- a CDS encoding winged helix-turn-helix transcriptional regulator, with protein sequence MPLGTDYATQHCAISRTLEVVGERWTLLIVRDLFYGIRRYSDMKKHIGLPPATLTSRLNGLVEEGLVERVPAASGRDEYALTEKGASLWPIVSSLAQWGSENYVDADCRMSYTHRGCGPIGRTGACENCGMFPAASRIDVQRGDGVTEDVFAQALRREPHPLMEPLRV encoded by the coding sequence ATGCCACTCGGAACCGACTACGCGACGCAGCACTGCGCGATCTCCCGCACTCTCGAGGTCGTGGGCGAGCGCTGGACCCTGCTCATCGTGCGCGACCTCTTCTACGGGATCCGCCGCTACAGCGACATGAAGAAGCACATCGGACTCCCGCCGGCGACGCTCACGTCGCGCCTCAACGGCCTGGTGGAGGAGGGGCTGGTCGAGCGCGTGCCCGCGGCGAGCGGTCGCGACGAGTACGCCCTCACCGAGAAGGGCGCGTCACTCTGGCCGATCGTGTCGAGCCTCGCCCAGTGGGGCAGCGAGAACTACGTCGACGCCGACTGCCGGATGAGCTACACGCACCGCGGCTGCGGTCCGATCGGCCGCACGGGCGCGTGCGAGAACTGCGGCATGTTCCCCGCCGCGTCGCGAATCGACGTGCAGCGCGGCGACGGCGTCACGGAGGACGTCTTCGCCCAGGCCCTGCGGCGCGAGCCGCACCCGCTCATGGAGCCGCTGCGGGTGTAG
- a CDS encoding DUF6941 family protein, with translation MNVTAFLADSAETVNGKIYAMGIGWDLLVSPTFPFAFPRVALGVMIHVEWTETDVDHELRVHLETEDGVVIPMTQPDPREPEQRVTAEWGTTFRVGRPPALSPGSEQIVPFSLNVNDLTFPAPGGYSWVIVIDGEVEARLPLKVAVAPQPA, from the coding sequence ATGAACGTCACCGCCTTCCTCGCCGACTCGGCCGAGACCGTCAACGGCAAGATCTACGCGATGGGCATCGGCTGGGACCTCCTGGTGTCGCCGACCTTCCCGTTCGCCTTCCCGCGGGTGGCGCTCGGCGTGATGATCCACGTCGAGTGGACCGAGACCGACGTCGACCACGAGCTGCGCGTGCACCTCGAGACGGAGGACGGCGTCGTGATCCCGATGACCCAGCCCGACCCGCGCGAGCCCGAGCAGCGCGTCACCGCCGAGTGGGGCACGACGTTTCGAGTCGGCCGCCCGCCGGCTCTGTCGCCGGGGTCAGAGCAGATCGTCCCGTTCTCGCTGAACGTCAACGACCTCACGTTCCCCGCGCCGGGCGGCTACTCGTGGGTGATCGTCATCGACGGCGAGGTCGAGGCGCGACTGCCGCTGAAGGTCGCCGTCGCGCCGCAGCCGGCCTGA
- a CDS encoding NUDIX hydrolase codes for MTRRPDEERLRLSDAVARADAMIERGDRVAVSPRDAASVILLRSAGVSSGGLEAFLLVRRPSLAFAPGMAVFPGGSVDPRDFDGAPQVSGPTPAEWAARLGVDEPLALALLCAAVRETFEETGVLLASSADGFVDTQEPTWRETRSALEAHEVAFSDVLAEHSLALRTDLLSPWARWTTPRFDKRRYRVWFFAAHLPDGQRAAAVSTESVTASWTPVSRAVDDADAGLVDMLPPQYYTLAELAADGAPAPGLAPSRVLPDVEPRVGRDDEGAFLALPDRILRFGSGGVRGNSRGPQ; via the coding sequence ATGACGCGGCGGCCTGACGAGGAGCGACTGCGGCTGAGCGACGCCGTGGCCCGCGCCGACGCGATGATCGAGCGGGGCGACCGCGTCGCGGTGTCGCCCCGGGATGCGGCGTCGGTGATCCTGCTGCGCTCGGCGGGCGTCTCGAGCGGAGGCCTCGAGGCCTTCCTGCTCGTCCGCCGGCCGAGCCTCGCCTTCGCCCCGGGCATGGCGGTGTTCCCCGGCGGCTCGGTCGACCCGCGCGACTTCGACGGGGCGCCGCAGGTCTCGGGCCCGACCCCGGCCGAGTGGGCCGCGCGCCTCGGCGTCGACGAGCCGCTGGCGCTGGCGCTGCTGTGCGCAGCGGTCCGCGAGACCTTCGAGGAGACCGGCGTGCTGCTCGCGTCGTCCGCCGACGGCTTCGTCGACACGCAGGAGCCGACGTGGCGCGAGACAAGGAGCGCCCTGGAGGCGCACGAGGTGGCGTTCAGCGACGTGCTCGCCGAGCACTCACTCGCCCTCCGCACCGACCTGCTCTCGCCCTGGGCGCGCTGGACCACGCCCCGTTTCGACAAGCGGCGCTACCGTGTGTGGTTCTTCGCGGCGCACCTGCCCGACGGGCAGCGGGCGGCGGCAGTGTCGACCGAGTCGGTCACGGCGTCGTGGACGCCCGTGTCACGAGCGGTCGACGACGCCGACGCAGGGCTCGTCGACATGCTTCCGCCGCAGTACTACACGCTCGCCGAGCTCGCGGCCGACGGGGCGCCGGCGCCGGGGCTCGCGCCGTCGAGAGTTCTGCCGGACGTCGAGCCGAGGGTGGGGCGCGACGACGAGGGGGCCTTTCTGGCGCTGCCGGATCGGATCCTGCGCTTCGGCTCGGGTGGTGTCCGAGGGAATTCCAGGGGCCCGCAGTAG
- a CDS encoding BPSS1187 family protein, whose protein sequence is MARPGARVRTATLVAVCVSAILLFCIVAVVTNHGSSPAKPTASPSALGDGWLSFRLPDARRALLKPDQMNLAKAAQEPGPGTSLLVFLPATGERPLGYREFLRTASAEGFSVLGLDYWNIGPSVTRTCLGDARCYGEVQQNRFTGADPSRFSRIGPENSILDRLHDSLTYLEQHDPAGDWSQYVHGTTIDWSRIVLAGHSQGGGEAGFISHLHEVQGVLMFSSPVETYGRVSARWLDHPGATPRSRLYAFDDVHDVYHARIVGSWRRLHLGHEVRGDVPTGSHALLSTRVLGTPLQTHGRSVNDRTPLRPDGEPVFAPTWRWMLEQVGGRDDAAA, encoded by the coding sequence ATGGCGAGACCGGGGGCGAGGGTTCGTACCGCGACACTCGTCGCCGTGTGCGTGTCGGCGATCCTGCTCTTCTGCATCGTCGCGGTCGTCACGAACCACGGGTCGAGTCCCGCGAAGCCGACCGCGTCGCCCTCCGCTCTCGGTGACGGCTGGCTGTCGTTCCGGCTGCCCGACGCCCGGCGGGCCCTGCTGAAGCCCGACCAGATGAACCTGGCGAAGGCGGCGCAGGAGCCGGGGCCCGGCACGTCGCTGCTCGTCTTCCTGCCGGCGACGGGCGAGCGTCCGCTCGGCTATCGCGAGTTCCTCCGCACCGCCTCGGCCGAGGGCTTCTCGGTGCTCGGGCTCGACTACTGGAACATCGGGCCGAGCGTCACCCGCACCTGTCTCGGCGACGCCCGCTGCTACGGCGAGGTGCAGCAGAACCGATTCACGGGCGCCGACCCGTCGCGCTTCAGCAGGATCGGGCCCGAGAACTCGATCCTCGACCGTCTGCACGACTCCCTGACGTACCTCGAGCAGCACGATCCCGCCGGGGACTGGTCGCAGTACGTGCACGGCACGACGATCGACTGGTCGCGCATCGTGCTCGCCGGTCACTCGCAGGGCGGCGGCGAGGCCGGCTTCATCAGCCACCTGCACGAGGTGCAGGGAGTCCTCATGTTCTCGTCGCCGGTCGAGACCTACGGTCGGGTGTCGGCGCGCTGGCTCGACCACCCGGGGGCGACGCCGCGGTCGCGGTTGTACGCGTTCGACGACGTGCACGACGTCTACCACGCGAGGATCGTCGGCTCCTGGCGGCGTCTGCACCTCGGCCACGAGGTGAGGGGCGACGTGCCGACCGGGTCGCATGCGCTGCTGTCGACGCGCGTGCTGGGCACGCCGCTTCAGACGCACGGGCGGAGCGTGAACGACCGCACGCCGCTGCGGCCCGACGGCGAACCCGTCTTCGCGCCGACGTGGCGGTGGATGCTCGAGCAGGTCGGGGGTCGCGATGACGCGGCGGCCTGA
- a CDS encoding acyltransferase, which yields MSSASPQTPHAPATPSAPRSRAPRLHEIDVVRILTFACVIGVHTTSHTVASTDVPLYGLLALLHFTRQVFFALTAFVLAYGYFAKAAPAPFLRSLPRRLLLVGVPYVTWSVIYFAASNLRSPHYTFGEALAALGLHLVQGTAWYHLYFLLVTMQVYVLFPVFLWVVRKTARFHWLLLSLAFAYQLVITWFYRYSAHSLGFVSAHSKSLFVSYIFFILAGTVAAYHAKEFLAWVRSHRGVVAIITAATGVGTLVFFGVSIANGVSLYRAGTPLQPVIMVWAVGVGLGFLAFGTWWADRRVEGSSLARGVAVVSDRSFGIFLAHPMILWLMLFVGDDWVEGHVPTPWLTLVCYVIVVLLAYGISTVARRTPVSLPLAWRPWRARRRGPAGPAVAKPADAATA from the coding sequence ATGAGCAGCGCCTCCCCGCAGACCCCTCACGCCCCCGCGACGCCGTCGGCACCCCGATCCCGCGCACCGCGCCTCCACGAGATCGACGTCGTGCGCATCCTCACCTTCGCCTGCGTGATCGGCGTGCACACCACCAGCCACACGGTCGCCTCGACCGACGTGCCGCTCTACGGCCTGCTCGCCCTGCTGCACTTCACCCGCCAGGTGTTCTTCGCGCTCACCGCGTTCGTGCTCGCCTACGGGTACTTCGCGAAGGCGGCCCCCGCGCCGTTCCTGCGGTCGCTGCCCCGTCGGCTCCTGCTGGTCGGCGTGCCGTACGTCACCTGGTCGGTGATCTACTTCGCGGCCTCGAACCTGCGCTCGCCGCACTACACGTTCGGCGAGGCCCTCGCGGCGCTCGGGCTGCACCTCGTGCAGGGCACCGCCTGGTACCACCTGTACTTCCTCCTCGTGACGATGCAGGTGTACGTGCTGTTCCCCGTCTTCCTCTGGGTGGTGCGGAAGACCGCGCGGTTCCACTGGCTGCTGCTCTCGCTGGCGTTCGCGTACCAGCTCGTCATCACGTGGTTCTACCGCTATTCCGCCCACTCGCTCGGGTTCGTGTCGGCACACTCGAAGAGCCTGTTCGTGTCGTACATCTTCTTCATCCTCGCGGGGACGGTGGCGGCGTACCACGCGAAGGAGTTCCTGGCCTGGGTGCGCTCGCACCGAGGAGTCGTCGCGATCATCACCGCGGCGACCGGAGTCGGCACCCTCGTGTTCTTCGGCGTCTCGATCGCCAACGGGGTGAGCCTCTACCGGGCCGGCACCCCGCTGCAGCCGGTGATCATGGTCTGGGCGGTCGGGGTCGGCCTCGGCTTCCTCGCCTTCGGCACCTGGTGGGCCGACCGCCGCGTCGAGGGCAGCTCGCTGGCGCGCGGAGTGGCCGTCGTGTCGGACCGCTCCTTCGGGATCTTCCTGGCGCACCCGATGATCCTGTGGCTCATGCTGTTCGTCGGCGACGACTGGGTCGAGGGGCACGTGCCGACGCCGTGGCTCACGCTGGTCTGCTACGTGATCGTCGTGCTGCTCGCCTACGGCATCTCGACCGTGGCGCGACGCACTCCGGTCAGTCTGCCGCTCGCGTGGCGCCCATGGCGCGCGCGCCGTCGCGGGCCCGCCGGGCCCGCCGTCGCGAAGCCGGCGGACGCCGCCACGGCGTAA
- a CDS encoding winged helix DNA-binding domain-containing protein: protein MSTPVVTPEQRRALIVRRHHLGGGAESAEQVAESLVGLHATDPATVYLSVLARGRDLTIAGLQEAMYERRSLVRWMAMRRTLFAFPTATVPIVQAGVSRPLAATLRRQLVSRLTRNGTEPAIEGDVGEWIESVEEGAHAALLARGSATGVQLSADEPRLRTTITPRAPSDLPANVTSSLLVVMSCDGLMVRGTATGEWTTRQHRWEPVEHWFPDGLPALETADAQVSLVRSWLGAFGPAPVSDLEWWTGWTKTAVRAALSRLPVVEVSLGDAGPGVALPESLDEIRAQDRSAAAPDPSIALLPCLDPTPMGYKTRDWMFPGGPDGHYDRNGNLGPTLWWGGEVVGVWGVAASGEVRTRVLVDRGASVVAAAAEAAATLQSRLGGAVVRPVFPTALERALVA, encoded by the coding sequence ATGAGCACTCCCGTCGTCACGCCCGAGCAGCGCCGCGCCCTGATCGTGCGCCGGCACCACCTCGGCGGTGGGGCCGAGAGTGCGGAGCAGGTGGCCGAGAGCCTCGTCGGGCTGCATGCCACGGATCCTGCGACCGTGTACCTCTCGGTGCTCGCCCGCGGCCGCGACCTCACGATCGCCGGGCTGCAGGAGGCGATGTACGAACGCCGCAGTCTCGTGCGCTGGATGGCCATGCGCCGCACTCTGTTCGCGTTCCCCACGGCGACGGTGCCGATCGTGCAGGCGGGCGTCAGCCGACCGCTCGCCGCGACTCTGCGGCGTCAGCTGGTCAGTCGCCTCACCCGCAACGGCACCGAGCCGGCCATCGAGGGCGACGTCGGTGAGTGGATCGAGTCGGTCGAGGAAGGTGCTCACGCGGCACTGCTCGCCCGGGGCAGCGCGACCGGCGTCCAGCTGAGCGCCGACGAGCCGCGGCTCCGCACCACGATCACGCCCCGCGCGCCCTCCGACCTGCCGGCGAACGTCACCAGCTCTCTGCTCGTCGTGATGAGCTGCGACGGCCTCATGGTGCGGGGCACGGCCACGGGGGAGTGGACCACCCGCCAGCACCGGTGGGAGCCGGTCGAGCACTGGTTCCCCGACGGGCTCCCCGCGCTCGAGACCGCCGACGCCCAGGTGTCGCTCGTGCGGTCGTGGCTGGGAGCCTTCGGGCCGGCCCCGGTGTCCGACCTCGAGTGGTGGACGGGCTGGACCAAGACGGCCGTCCGCGCCGCCCTCTCGCGCCTGCCCGTCGTCGAGGTCTCGCTCGGCGACGCCGGCCCGGGCGTCGCGCTGCCCGAGTCACTCGACGAGATCCGGGCGCAGGATCGCTCTGCCGCCGCTCCCGATCCGTCGATCGCCCTCCTCCCGTGCCTCGACCCCACCCCGATGGGATACAAGACCCGCGACTGGATGTTCCCCGGCGGCCCCGACGGGCACTACGACCGCAACGGCAACCTCGGCCCGACGCTGTGGTGGGGCGGCGAGGTCGTCGGAGTGTGGGGCGTCGCGGCGTCGGGCGAGGTCCGCACGCGGGTGCTCGTCGACCGGGGCGCGTCGGTGGTCGCCGCCGCTGCGGAGGCCGCCGCCACGCTGCAGTCGCGCCTCGGCGGCGCCGTCGTGCGCCCCGTCTTCCCCACGGCGCTCGAGCGCGCCCTCGTCGCCTGA